In the genome of Leeuwenhoekiella sp. MAR_2009_132, one region contains:
- a CDS encoding DUF4199 family protein, whose amino-acid sequence MLKVALPIRFGVAITAGLIAYFLVLALFGLHTNPIFSLFNGVITGFGIFESIKYYKLSKGKEFEYGDGFSVGIVTGFVSTILFTAFFALYAGNINPDYLDIMIGRWESTYDTSLGSVVFVVAIMGFATSAVLTLSFMQLFKQSWNTTKRAK is encoded by the coding sequence ATGCTTAAAGTTGCCCTACCCATTCGTTTTGGTGTTGCTATCACCGCTGGTCTAATCGCTTATTTTTTAGTCCTTGCCCTTTTTGGGTTACATACAAATCCTATATTTAGTCTCTTTAATGGAGTTATTACCGGATTTGGAATTTTTGAATCTATTAAATATTACAAATTAAGTAAAGGAAAAGAATTTGAATATGGTGATGGTTTTTCTGTAGGAATTGTCACCGGTTTTGTTTCTACAATATTGTTTACAGCATTTTTTGCACTATACGCGGGTAATATAAATCCTGATTATCTAGATATTATGATAGGCAGATGGGAGAGTACGTATGACACTAGCCTGGGAAGTGTTGTATTTGTAGTTGCCATTATGGGTTTTGCGACCAGCGCTGTACTAACCTTGAGCTTTATGCAATTGTTTAAACAAAGTTGGAATACAACTAAAAGAGCTAAATAA
- a CDS encoding M16 family metallopeptidase — MKKTLFSIASILLLSFNATAQEVEFEEYDLDNGLHVILHQDNTAPVVTTAVMYHVGGKDREDGQTGFAHFFEHLLFEGTENIENGKWFEMVSSNGGTNNANTSQDRTYYYEVFPSNNLELGLWMESERMLHPIIKQDGVDTQNEVVKEERRLRYDNSPYGQFLFAISEQLFEKHPYKDPNVGYMEDLDAASLEDFKAYFDKYYKPSNAALVVAGDIDIAKTKKMIQDYFGPIPSGPKLERSYPEEAPITEAKRTQFYDSNIQVPAILTAYRTPGYGDHDAYVLNMISSYLSDGKSSKLYKKMVDEKKQALQIGAINLEQEDYGMYIIYGLPLGETSLETLLEGMEEEIAALRNDLISESDFQKLQNKAETNFVNSNSSVEGIASTLATDYMLYDDTNLINTEIEIYRSITREEIKEVANKYLKPNQRVEVEYLPKKEEK, encoded by the coding sequence ATGAAAAAGACTCTTTTTTCAATTGCTTCAATTCTTCTTTTGAGCTTTAATGCTACTGCTCAGGAAGTTGAATTTGAAGAGTATGATTTAGACAATGGTCTTCACGTAATTTTACATCAGGACAATACTGCTCCAGTGGTTACTACAGCTGTAATGTATCACGTAGGTGGTAAAGACCGTGAAGATGGGCAAACCGGTTTTGCGCATTTCTTTGAACATTTACTTTTTGAAGGAACAGAAAACATCGAAAATGGAAAATGGTTTGAGATGGTGAGTTCTAATGGAGGTACTAATAACGCCAACACATCTCAGGATCGAACGTATTATTATGAAGTTTTTCCTTCAAATAATCTAGAACTTGGCCTGTGGATGGAGTCTGAACGTATGTTACATCCTATTATAAAACAAGACGGTGTAGACACTCAAAATGAAGTTGTTAAAGAAGAGCGTCGTTTGCGTTATGACAACTCTCCTTATGGCCAATTTTTATTTGCAATAAGCGAGCAATTGTTTGAAAAGCACCCATATAAAGATCCTAATGTAGGTTATATGGAAGATCTGGATGCTGCTTCTCTTGAAGATTTTAAAGCTTACTTCGATAAATATTACAAACCTAGTAATGCAGCATTAGTGGTTGCCGGAGATATTGATATCGCAAAAACAAAAAAAATGATTCAGGACTATTTTGGTCCTATTCCTAGCGGACCAAAATTAGAACGCAGTTATCCTGAAGAGGCTCCTATTACTGAAGCAAAAAGAACTCAGTTTTACGATTCTAATATACAGGTCCCTGCAATTCTTACCGCATACCGCACACCGGGATATGGTGATCACGATGCTTATGTTCTAAATATGATCTCTTCTTATTTAAGCGATGGTAAAAGCTCTAAACTGTATAAGAAAATGGTTGATGAGAAAAAACAGGCGCTACAAATAGGAGCCATAAATTTAGAGCAGGAAGATTACGGTATGTATATCATCTATGGTTTGCCTTTAGGAGAAACTTCTCTTGAAACACTACTTGAGGGTATGGAAGAAGAAATTGCCGCTTTGCGAAATGATTTAATCTCAGAAAGTGATTTTCAAAAACTTCAAAATAAGGCTGAAACCAACTTTGTAAACTCAAACTCTAGCGTTGAAGGTATTGCAAGCACACTGGCAACAGACTATATGCTTTATGACGATACTAATCTAATTAATACAGAAATAGAAATTTACCGTTCTATCACTCGTGAAGAAATTAAAGAGGTTGCAAATAAATATTTAAAGCCTAATCAACGTGTTGAAGTAGAATATCTACCGAAAAAAGAGGAGAAATAA
- a CDS encoding insulinase family protein, whose amino-acid sequence MKKIIFSLLVLAASFSANAQVDRSTMPKAGPAPEINLSKPQSFELKNGLKVIVVENHKLPRVAYTLTLDNPPIQEGDKTGAATLSGALLGKGSTSISKDAYNEEVDFMGARINFGSQYAAASGLTQYSDRILELLADAAINPNFTEEEFNKEKALLIDNLKTNEKSVSAAASTASRALLYGKDHPKGEFETPAGLENVTLADAKAFYNKAFIPNNAYLVVVGDVDFKNIKKIVTSNFKDWKKGSALPAAFTTPKNVVSTEIDFIDMPNAVQSEVIVENLVSLKMSDPDYFPVLMANQILGGGGEGRLFLNLREDKGYTYGAYSSIGNDKYGMTSFSASASVRNMVTDSSVVAFLEEIDRIRETPVSEKDLKNAKAKYVGSFVRSLEQPATVARFALNIETENLPEDFYQNYLSKINAVTIADVQRVAKKYFLSDNSRIVIAGKGSEVLSNLENVSFKGKTIPVKFYDKEGNAVEKPKYEVALPEGVTKQTVLNNYLEAIGGKDKVAALESLLMVGEGSVQGTPLKLTMKKTNKEQFVQMIEVMGNVMSKQVLNGDTAVITAQGQTVTPTPEQLKDLKAESAIVAELNMLDDETIKLEKIEKVDGKNAYVLALNEKKKAFYDTESGLKIKEETTQEMQGQTFVQTVLFGDYKEVKGVQFPTKLSQSMGPQNIEFTFSEVKVNEGVTEADFK is encoded by the coding sequence ATGAAAAAAATAATATTTAGTTTACTTGTTCTAGCGGCTAGTTTTAGCGCTAACGCACAGGTAGACAGAAGCACAATGCCAAAAGCCGGGCCTGCACCTGAAATTAACCTCAGCAAACCTCAGAGCTTCGAATTAAAGAATGGTCTAAAGGTAATCGTTGTAGAAAATCACAAACTCCCACGCGTTGCCTACACACTTACGTTAGACAATCCGCCTATTCAGGAAGGAGACAAAACAGGAGCTGCAACATTATCTGGCGCATTATTAGGTAAAGGCTCTACAAGCATTAGTAAAGATGCTTATAATGAAGAAGTAGATTTTATGGGTGCCCGTATCAACTTTGGGTCTCAATATGCTGCTGCAAGTGGTCTTACTCAATATTCAGATCGTATTTTAGAACTTCTTGCTGATGCAGCAATCAATCCTAATTTTACTGAAGAAGAATTCAATAAAGAGAAAGCCCTTCTTATAGACAACTTAAAAACAAATGAAAAAAGTGTTTCTGCAGCTGCAAGTACTGCAAGTCGTGCATTGCTTTATGGTAAAGATCACCCAAAAGGTGAATTTGAGACGCCAGCAGGCTTAGAGAATGTGACTCTTGCAGATGCTAAAGCTTTTTATAACAAAGCTTTCATTCCTAACAACGCATATCTGGTTGTGGTAGGGGATGTTGATTTTAAAAACATCAAAAAAATAGTAACTAGCAATTTTAAAGACTGGAAAAAAGGAAGCGCTCTTCCTGCAGCTTTTACAACTCCTAAAAATGTTGTTAGTACAGAAATAGACTTTATAGATATGCCTAATGCGGTGCAGTCTGAAGTGATTGTAGAAAACCTGGTTTCTCTTAAAATGAGTGATCCTGATTATTTTCCGGTTTTAATGGCAAATCAAATCTTAGGTGGTGGTGGTGAAGGCCGCCTGTTTTTAAACCTACGTGAAGACAAAGGCTATACTTACGGAGCTTATTCTAGCATAGGCAATGACAAATATGGGATGACTTCGTTTAGCGCTTCAGCGAGTGTTAGAAATATGGTTACAGACAGTTCTGTTGTGGCATTTTTAGAAGAAATAGATAGAATACGTGAGACTCCGGTTTCAGAAAAAGATCTAAAAAATGCTAAGGCTAAATATGTAGGAAGTTTTGTAAGATCTCTAGAGCAACCGGCTACTGTAGCGCGTTTTGCGTTAAATATTGAAACAGAAAATCTTCCTGAAGACTTTTACCAGAATTACTTAAGTAAGATTAATGCTGTAACTATTGCAGATGTTCAACGCGTAGCTAAAAAGTATTTCTTATCAGATAATTCGCGTATTGTTATTGCAGGAAAAGGAAGCGAAGTCTTGAGCAACCTTGAAAACGTATCATTTAAAGGAAAAACAATTCCTGTAAAATTTTATGATAAAGAAGGTAATGCTGTAGAAAAGCCAAAATATGAGGTAGCTCTTCCTGAAGGTGTAACTAAGCAAACGGTTTTAAACAACTATCTGGAGGCAATAGGCGGAAAAGATAAAGTAGCAGCTCTTGAATCTCTTTTAATGGTTGGCGAAGGCAGTGTTCAGGGAACACCACTTAAACTCACTATGAAAAAAACAAACAAAGAACAGTTTGTACAAATGATAGAGGTAATGGGTAATGTAATGTCTAAGCAAGTACTTAATGGTGATACCGCTGTTATTACTGCACAAGGTCAAACAGTTACTCCTACTCCTGAGCAACTGAAAGATTTAAAGGCAGAATCTGCTATCGTTGCTGAATTAAATATGCTTGATGATGAAACTATTAAGCTTGAGAAGATCGAAAAAGTAGATGGTAAAAACGCTTATGTTTTAGCTTTAAATGAAAAGAAAAAAGCTTTTTATGACACAGAAAGTGGTCTAAAAATTAAAGAGGAAACTACCCAGGAAATGCAAGGCCAGACCTTTGTTCAAACCGTATTATTTGGGGACTACAAAGAAGTTAAAGGCGTACAATTTCCTACCAAATTATCACAGTCTATGGGACCTCAAAATATTGAGTTTACATTTTCTGAAGTAAAGGTTAATGAAGGAGTTACTGAAGCAGATTTCAAATAA
- a CDS encoding DMT family transporter — MENDTKKWIYLIILSLVWGSSYILIKKGLLGLTPLQLGAVRITFSTIFLFLIGFKSLFKITRKQWPWIALSALLGTFLPVFLFAYAETEIDSSIASILNSLVPLFTMFLGYVIFKIPFTGNQVLGVLMGLAGAGILIFKGAELNPEQNYVFAGFVVLAALCYAGNANIIKSKLQEVSSKAIAVGNFTVMIIPALIVLYFSGVLELDLSNNLVSESLMYIGVLAVVGTGIAKILFNRLIQISSAVFSTSVTYLIPVIGIFWGLLDGELFTLIHFLGAMVILAGVYLVNRKQKKDRRLSRSS, encoded by the coding sequence ATGGAAAATGATACTAAAAAATGGATTTACCTCATTATACTCTCGCTGGTTTGGGGCAGTTCTTATATACTTATTAAAAAAGGGTTGCTGGGGTTAACGCCGCTTCAGTTAGGGGCTGTGCGTATTACATTTTCTACAATTTTTCTTTTTCTCATAGGATTTAAATCTCTTTTTAAAATTACCAGAAAGCAGTGGCCCTGGATTGCACTTAGTGCTTTACTAGGTACCTTTCTTCCTGTTTTTTTATTTGCTTATGCAGAAACTGAGATTGATAGCAGTATCGCTTCGATACTAAATTCACTGGTTCCCCTGTTTACTATGTTCTTAGGTTATGTGATTTTTAAAATACCGTTTACTGGAAATCAAGTGCTTGGAGTTTTAATGGGGCTTGCAGGAGCAGGGATTCTTATTTTTAAAGGAGCTGAACTCAACCCAGAACAGAATTATGTGTTTGCAGGTTTTGTTGTTCTTGCGGCGCTGTGTTATGCAGGTAATGCAAATATCATAAAATCGAAATTACAGGAAGTTTCCTCTAAGGCAATTGCAGTAGGTAATTTTACGGTAATGATTATTCCGGCGTTAATTGTTCTTTATTTCTCAGGTGTTTTAGAGCTTGATTTATCAAATAATTTAGTCTCAGAATCTCTGATGTATATAGGTGTGCTTGCTGTAGTGGGAACAGGAATCGCTAAAATTTTATTCAATAGGCTCATTCAGATTTCGTCTGCCGTGTTCTCAACTTCGGTGACCTATTTGATTCCTGTAATTGGTATTTTTTGGGGTTTACTTGATGGTGAATTATTCACCTTAATCCATTTTTTAGGAGCGATGGTTATTCTGGCGGGTGTGTACCTTGTAAACCGTAAACAAAAAAAAGACCGACGATTAAGCCGGTCTTCCTAA
- the gldD gene encoding gliding motility lipoprotein GldD has product MNLKAAHIMVLCSFLIFSCKDDVLPKPDAFLALNYKAPEYSLYGSDDCSYEFMKNALAVVRYKSDCSAVLEYPALDAALYLTYRPVTNNIKELLIDAQKLTYEHVIKADNISEEKYFNEEHNVYGMFYDVAGNAASQSQFYVTDSTAHFITGSIYFNVKPNYDSILPAAAYMKNDIRHIMESLRWKK; this is encoded by the coding sequence TTGAATCTAAAAGCAGCACATATAATGGTTTTATGCAGTTTTCTGATCTTTTCTTGCAAAGATGATGTGTTGCCAAAGCCTGATGCTTTTTTAGCGCTTAATTACAAAGCTCCTGAATATTCTCTGTATGGTTCAGACGATTGTTCATATGAATTTATGAAAAATGCGCTTGCGGTAGTTCGCTATAAAAGTGATTGCTCTGCCGTTTTAGAATATCCTGCGTTAGATGCTGCGCTGTATCTAACGTACCGGCCTGTTACTAATAATATTAAAGAGTTGTTAATCGATGCTCAAAAACTAACTTATGAGCACGTTATAAAGGCAGACAATATCTCTGAAGAGAAGTATTTTAATGAGGAACACAATGTTTACGGTATGTTTTATGACGTTGCTGGTAACGCAGCTTCACAATCTCAATTTTATGTTACCGATAGCACGGCGCACTTTATAACAGGATCTATCTATTTTAATGTAAAGCCTAACTACGATAGTATTTTACCCGCTGCCGCCTATATGAAAAATGATATCCGTCATATAATGGAAAGTCTTAGGTGGAAGAAATAG
- a CDS encoding gliding motility-associated protein GldE — translation MDPDPPSLLLIQQSFSITTVIEIIAVLILLVFSALISGTEVAFFSLTPSDLELDPDKQSRKESIVAGLLEKPKKLLATILVANNFINIAIVLIFTGLGETLFSGLDGLKVWVVDLRFLVEVLGITFLILMFGEILPKVYASRNKVKFSGQMAYPMLVLDFIITPLSMPMRSITLLLQDRLGKQKANISIDQLGQALELTSEEDTSLEEQKILKGIVSFGNTDTKQVMKPRMDVFALNEESSYSTIIPLIIENGYSRIPVYADNVDNISGILYVKDLLPHIDKEEFEWTSLLRDPYFVPENKKLDDLLNEFKEKRIHLAIVVDEYGGTSGLISMEDIIEEIVGDISDEFDDEDIIFSKLDDNNYIFEGKTSLKDFYKVLRMDDPSSFEENKGEAETLAGFLLEISKGFPRKNEILNFEHYAFTIEAIDQKRIKQIKLTIRDTE, via the coding sequence TTGGATCCTGACCCCCCAAGTTTGCTACTCATTCAACAAAGCTTTTCAATAACCACGGTTATAGAAATTATAGCGGTGCTTATCTTGCTGGTTTTTTCAGCTTTAATTAGCGGTACTGAGGTTGCTTTTTTTTCACTTACTCCTTCAGATTTAGAGCTAGATCCCGATAAGCAATCTAGAAAAGAAAGCATTGTTGCGGGATTATTAGAAAAGCCAAAAAAACTTCTTGCAACAATACTGGTTGCAAATAACTTTATAAATATTGCTATTGTTTTAATATTTACAGGTCTTGGAGAGACGTTATTCTCGGGTCTTGATGGCTTAAAGGTTTGGGTGGTAGATCTTAGATTTTTAGTAGAAGTTTTAGGAATTACCTTTCTTATACTTATGTTTGGTGAGATCTTGCCTAAAGTTTACGCCAGTAGAAATAAGGTAAAGTTTTCTGGCCAAATGGCATATCCTATGCTGGTTTTAGATTTTATCATTACACCCTTAAGTATGCCTATGCGTTCTATAACGCTATTGCTTCAGGATCGCCTGGGCAAGCAAAAGGCTAATATAAGTATAGATCAATTAGGGCAGGCATTAGAGTTAACCAGTGAAGAAGATACCTCTTTAGAAGAGCAAAAAATTTTAAAAGGTATAGTGAGTTTTGGTAATACAGATACCAAGCAGGTGATGAAACCTAGAATGGATGTATTTGCGCTTAATGAAGAGTCATCCTACTCAACTATTATTCCTTTAATAATTGAGAATGGGTATTCACGTATTCCTGTTTATGCAGATAATGTAGATAATATATCTGGGATTCTCTATGTTAAAGATTTGCTTCCGCATATAGATAAAGAAGAATTTGAGTGGACTTCTCTTTTAAGAGACCCTTACTTTGTGCCCGAAAATAAAAAGCTAGATGATCTTTTAAACGAATTTAAAGAGAAGCGAATACACCTTGCAATTGTTGTAGATGAATATGGCGGTACAAGTGGTTTAATCTCTATGGAAGATATCATAGAAGAGATTGTGGGTGATATTAGCGACGAGTTTGACGATGAAGATATTATCTTCTCTAAGCTAGATGACAATAATTATATTTTTGAAGGAAAGACATCGCTTAAAGATTTTTACAAAGTTCTGCGAATGGATGATCCTTCGTCATTTGAAGAAAATAAAGGGGAGGCTGAAACGCTAGCCGGATTTCTTTTAGAGATTTCTAAAGGTTTTCCGCGGAAAAACGAAATACTAAATTTTGAGCACTATGCGTTTACTATAGAGGCTATAGATCAAAAGCGTATTAAGCAAATTAAACTTACAATTAGAGACACCGAATAA
- a CDS encoding single-stranded DNA-binding protein encodes MSGTLNKVMLIGHTGDDVKMHYFEGGGSIGRFPLATNETYTNKTSGERVSSTEWHNVVVRNKGAEICEKYLKKGDKVYIEGRIKTRKWQDESGIERYSTEIQCTDFTFLTPKDNGGMDSSASQPTQSRPAVAAKTKAAPSPVTPAIEEEEDDLPF; translated from the coding sequence ATGTCAGGTACATTAAATAAAGTAATGTTAATAGGTCACACCGGAGACGATGTTAAAATGCACTATTTTGAAGGTGGTGGCAGTATAGGGCGTTTTCCGCTTGCTACTAACGAGACGTATACAAATAAAACTTCGGGTGAGCGTGTAAGCTCTACCGAATGGCATAATGTGGTTGTGCGTAATAAAGGTGCCGAGATTTGTGAAAAATACTTGAAGAAAGGCGATAAGGTATATATAGAAGGGCGTATTAAAACCCGTAAATGGCAGGATGAGTCTGGTATTGAACGTTACAGTACAGAAATACAGTGTACAGACTTTACATTTTTAACGCCTAAAGATAATGGAGGTATGGATTCTTCTGCATCTCAACCGACTCAAAGTAGACCTGCAGTAGCGGCTAAAACGAAAGCGGCACCATCTCCTGTAACTCCTGCAATTGAAGAGGAAGAAGATGATCTACCTTTTTAA
- the mutY gene encoding A/G-specific adenine glycosylase, whose translation MLNFSKKLIDWYLQNKRALPWRSTSDPYYIWLSEIILQQTRVEQGTPYYFKFITAFPDIKSLADADEDVVLKLWQGLGYYSRARNLHATAKKVAYDLDGIFPTTYSEIIKLKGVGDYTASAIASICFNEVRAVVDGNVYRVLSRVFGIETPIDSTSGKKEFKELAQKLIDINDPATFNQAIMEFGATQCKPKNPYCLHCPFIRECVAFQQGKIERLPYKEGKIKVRDRFFNYLIFITRDGKTVLGKREEKGIWQGLFDFPLLESETDLDLNTFRECVKGFSIKGTDEPILFDNLEVESIKPGQTEPIVHKLSHQKLHVKFWIAKVVEAKGLQTIPFTSFSEFAVPRVIDRFMETFDFEEH comes from the coding sequence GTGTTAAATTTCTCTAAAAAACTAATTGACTGGTACTTACAAAATAAAAGAGCGCTTCCTTGGAGGTCTACAAGCGACCCGTATTACATTTGGCTTTCAGAAATCATACTTCAGCAAACACGTGTTGAGCAGGGAACTCCTTATTATTTTAAGTTTATAACGGCATTTCCTGATATAAAATCACTCGCTGATGCAGACGAAGATGTGGTTTTAAAATTATGGCAAGGTCTGGGCTACTACTCTAGAGCTCGTAATTTGCATGCTACTGCAAAAAAAGTAGCTTATGATTTAGACGGTATCTTCCCGACTACCTATTCTGAAATCATAAAATTAAAGGGTGTGGGTGATTATACCGCCAGTGCGATTGCTTCTATATGTTTTAATGAAGTTAGAGCTGTTGTAGATGGTAATGTATATAGAGTACTTTCTCGAGTTTTTGGTATTGAAACTCCTATAGATTCTACATCTGGTAAAAAAGAGTTTAAAGAGTTGGCTCAAAAACTGATTGATATCAATGATCCAGCAACCTTTAATCAGGCGATTATGGAGTTTGGTGCAACGCAGTGTAAGCCTAAGAATCCGTATTGTTTGCATTGCCCTTTTATTAGAGAATGTGTCGCGTTTCAGCAGGGTAAAATAGAGCGTCTTCCTTATAAAGAAGGAAAAATAAAAGTGCGGGACCGGTTTTTTAATTATTTAATATTCATTACACGAGACGGCAAAACTGTACTAGGTAAGCGGGAAGAAAAGGGTATCTGGCAGGGCTTGTTTGACTTTCCCTTACTGGAATCTGAAACAGATCTTGATTTAAATACGTTCCGCGAATGCGTGAAAGGCTTTTCTATTAAAGGTACAGATGAACCAATTCTCTTTGACAATTTAGAAGTAGAGTCTATTAAACCAGGTCAGACTGAGCCTATTGTTCATAAGTTGTCACATCAAAAGCTGCACGTTAAGTTTTGGATTGCTAAGGTCGTAGAAGCTAAGGGTCTTCAAACTATACCATTTACAAGCTTTAGTGAGTTTGCAGTGCCTAGAGTTATTGATCGTTTTATGGAAACTTTTGATTTTGAGGAACATTAA
- a CDS encoding HU family DNA-binding protein, whose translation MTKADIVAKISEKLGIEKNDVQATVETFMTEVKNSLESGDNVYLRGFGSFIIKTRAEKTGRNISKNTTIKIPAHNIPAFKPAKVFVEGVKSNVSVDEN comes from the coding sequence ATGACAAAAGCAGATATTGTTGCTAAGATTTCCGAGAAATTAGGAATTGAGAAAAATGATGTTCAGGCAACTGTTGAAACATTTATGACCGAAGTGAAGAACTCTCTGGAAAGTGGAGACAATGTTTACTTAAGAGGTTTTGGAAGTTTTATTATCAAAACGCGTGCTGAGAAAACCGGCCGTAACATTTCTAAGAATACTACTATTAAGATACCCGCACATAACATACCTGCGTTTAAACCTGCTAAGGTTTTTGTAGAAGGTGTTAAGTCAAACGTATCAGTAGACGAAAACTAA
- a CDS encoding ribonuclease E/G encodes MNNELIIRSSSTSVDFALLKDGKLIELHKDEEDNQFAVGDIFISKIRKTVSGLNAAFVNVGYEKDAFLHYHDLGPQLPTLLKFVKRVSTGKLKDYSLKNFPTEKDIDKNGKIADAIKSNQSILVQVVKEPISTKGPRISSELSIAGRYVVLVPFSDRISISQKIESKEEKARLKRLMQSIRPKGFGVIVRTVAEGKMVAELDKDLQNLVDRWTAMCKKLHNAHLPSKVLGEMNRASSMLRDLFNDTFTAICVDDETLYYQIKEYLQEIAPNKENIVKLHQSNVPVFEKHGIERQIKTSFGKTVSMSRGAYLVIEHTEALHVIDVNSGNRSNKAKSQEETALEVNMIAATEIARQLRLRDMGGIIVVDFIDMGKAENRKTLFNHLRDEMSDDRAKHKILPPSKFGLIQITRQRVRPEMNIKTREKDPNGDGEIEAPISVVSRIQADLIKLFKKDYKKITLHTHPFIEAFLTKGFPSVRSKWFIEHKKWVKIMPRDAYTYLEYRFTDKDGKEIR; translated from the coding sequence GTGAATAATGAATTAATCATTAGATCCAGTTCCACTTCAGTTGATTTTGCCCTTTTAAAAGATGGTAAACTAATAGAATTACATAAGGATGAGGAAGATAACCAGTTTGCGGTAGGAGATATTTTTATCTCTAAAATACGCAAGACGGTTTCTGGTCTTAATGCCGCATTTGTCAATGTAGGCTACGAGAAAGATGCATTTTTGCACTATCACGATTTAGGACCGCAGCTTCCCACTCTTTTGAAATTTGTAAAACGTGTAAGCACAGGTAAACTCAAGGATTACTCCTTAAAAAACTTTCCTACAGAAAAAGACATTGATAAAAACGGTAAAATAGCAGACGCTATAAAATCTAATCAATCTATTCTCGTACAGGTAGTTAAAGAACCCATTTCTACAAAGGGCCCAAGAATAAGCAGTGAGCTATCTATTGCCGGGAGATATGTGGTTTTAGTTCCTTTTTCTGATCGTATTTCTATTTCGCAAAAAATAGAATCTAAAGAAGAAAAAGCACGCCTTAAACGCCTCATGCAGAGTATACGACCCAAAGGTTTTGGCGTAATTGTGCGTACTGTCGCTGAAGGAAAAATGGTTGCAGAGTTAGATAAAGATCTACAAAACCTGGTAGACCGTTGGACTGCCATGTGTAAAAAATTACACAATGCCCATTTACCCAGTAAAGTTTTAGGTGAGATGAACAGAGCCTCTTCTATGTTAAGAGACTTGTTTAACGACACCTTCACTGCAATATGTGTAGATGACGAGACATTGTATTATCAAATTAAAGAATATCTGCAAGAGATTGCACCTAATAAAGAAAATATCGTAAAACTACACCAGAGTAATGTACCTGTTTTTGAAAAACATGGCATTGAACGACAAATTAAAACTTCCTTTGGGAAGACTGTATCGATGAGTCGTGGGGCTTATTTAGTTATCGAACACACTGAAGCTTTACATGTTATAGATGTAAATAGTGGTAACCGATCTAATAAAGCTAAAAGTCAGGAAGAAACAGCTTTGGAAGTAAATATGATCGCTGCAACTGAGATTGCACGCCAATTGCGTCTACGCGATATGGGCGGTATTATAGTAGTAGATTTTATAGATATGGGTAAAGCCGAAAATCGTAAAACACTTTTTAATCATCTACGTGATGAAATGAGCGATGACCGTGCAAAGCATAAAATTTTACCCCCCAGTAAATTTGGACTTATTCAGATTACACGTCAACGTGTACGACCTGAAATGAACATAAAGACCCGGGAGAAAGATCCTAATGGAGATGGTGAAATTGAAGCACCTATTAGTGTTGTAAGTCGCATACAAGCAGACTTAATAAAATTATTCAAAAAAGACTATAAAAAGATTACGTTACATACGCATCCTTTTATAGAGGCCTTCTTGACAAAAGGCTTCCCATCAGTACGTTCTAAATGGTTTATAGAACATAAAAAATGGGTAAAAATAATGCCCAGAGATGCTTACACGTATCTTGAGTACCGTTTTACAGATAAAGACGGGAAAGAAATTAGATAA
- a CDS encoding regulatory protein RecX, whose translation MQQPVKTYTLEEAKRKLEAYCAYQDRCHKEVREKLLQMQMIPDAIDAIIYHLLQHKFLDEERFARSFARGKFRHKQWGKNRIKQELKQREIGDYIIKKAFTEIPDSEYLETFDLLAQKRFNQLTEKDKYKKRKKLADYLFYRGWPGDWIYEKSKELIP comes from the coding sequence ATGCAACAACCTGTAAAAACCTATACGCTAGAAGAAGCAAAGCGAAAGCTTGAAGCTTATTGCGCTTATCAAGATCGCTGCCATAAAGAAGTGCGTGAGAAACTGCTTCAAATGCAAATGATTCCAGATGCTATAGATGCAATAATTTATCATCTTTTACAGCACAAATTTTTAGATGAAGAACGCTTCGCACGCAGTTTTGCCCGTGGAAAATTTCGTCATAAGCAATGGGGTAAAAACCGCATTAAACAAGAATTAAAACAGCGCGAAATAGGCGATTATATTATCAAAAAAGCTTTCACCGAAATTCCAGATTCTGAATATCTAGAAACTTTTGATCTACTAGCTCAAAAACGCTTTAACCAATTAACGGAAAAAGATAAATACAAAAAACGAAAAAAACTAGCCGATTACTTATTCTACCGTGGCTGGCCAGGAGACTGGATTTACGAGAAGTCTAAAGAATTAATACCTTAG